In Calothrix sp. PCC 7507, one DNA window encodes the following:
- a CDS encoding filamentous hemagglutinin N-terminal domain-containing protein, whose product MSHNQSSWYYKLGLCSPLAIIGAIALSADCALAQIIRDNTLGSESSIITPQLINNQPINQIDGGATRNQNLFHSFEQFSVPTDSTAYFNNTANIQNIITRVTGKSISNINGAIRANGSANLFLLNPNGIIFSPNASLNIGGSFVASTASSLNFADGTKFSATNPQTTPLLTISVPIGLQFGTSPGTIRNQSQASPGGATNSLIRPVGLQVNVGKTLAFVGGGLSLEGGNLTAKGGRIELGSVAANSLVSLSAIDQGWSLGYKDVQDFQNIQIIDRNQIPSYVDVSGEGGGNINVQGKRLLLTGGSMILANTLGAEPGGDLTVNTSESVELIGFPTSLRTRSFSSGNVGNLTVTTKKLIVRDGAQIFVNSSSSGSTGQLTVNASDSVELIGGSKVQFPFPRFDVSGLLSATSGAGNASDITINTGRLIVQGGARVSTQSAGFITASRQVIPATGKGGNLTVNASKSVELIGDLAINQNSGLFTSTQGPGNAGNLTLTTEKLIVRDGAKISLSSQSPQNSISRNLGKAGELDITARSVLLDNICNTYILRTGTAPINYRFSRKSMDAVPLPICRILFLNWYEKLLPLQRFVVFRSPTSYRHP is encoded by the coding sequence ATGTCTCACAACCAAAGCAGTTGGTACTACAAGCTAGGGCTATGCAGTCCTTTAGCAATTATTGGCGCAATTGCCTTGTCTGCAGATTGTGCTTTAGCCCAGATTATCAGGGATAACACCCTAGGATCTGAGAGTTCGATCATTACACCCCAACTAATCAATAACCAGCCTATTAACCAAATTGATGGTGGAGCGACTCGCAATCAGAACCTATTCCACAGTTTTGAACAATTTTCTGTTCCCACCGACAGCACAGCTTACTTCAACAACACTGCAAATATTCAAAATATCATCACTAGAGTCACAGGCAAATCTATATCTAATATAAATGGGGCAATTCGAGCCAATGGCAGTGCTAACCTGTTTCTGCTCAATCCCAATGGCATTATTTTTAGCCCTAATGCGTCTCTTAACATCGGCGGCTCATTTGTAGCTAGTACGGCTAGTAGTCTTAACTTTGCCGATGGGACTAAATTTAGCGCTACAAATCCTCAAACTACGCCTCTGTTGACAATTAGCGTGCCCATTGGTTTACAATTCGGCACTAGTCCCGGAACTATCCGCAATCAATCTCAAGCTAGTCCAGGCGGTGCAACTAATAGTCTTATTAGACCAGTTGGTCTACAGGTAAATGTAGGCAAAACTCTAGCTTTTGTAGGTGGAGGTTTGAGTCTGGAGGGTGGCAATTTAACAGCCAAGGGAGGGCGAATAGAATTAGGAAGTGTCGCAGCCAATAGTTTAGTTAGTCTGAGCGCAATTGACCAAGGCTGGAGTTTGGGATATAAAGATGTCCAGGATTTTCAGAACATCCAAATAATTGATCGCAATCAAATTCCATCGTATGTAGATGTGAGTGGCGAGGGTGGCGGCAATATCAATGTGCAAGGTAAGCGTTTGTTGCTGACTGGCGGTTCTATGATTTTGGCGAATACCTTGGGAGCAGAGCCAGGAGGTGATTTAACAGTTAATACCTCTGAGTCTGTAGAACTAATTGGTTTTCCTACATCCTTGAGGACTAGAAGTTTCAGTTCTGGCAACGTCGGCAATTTAACTGTCACCACCAAAAAGTTGATTGTCCGGGATGGAGCGCAAATATTCGTTAATAGTTCTAGCTCCGGTTCCACAGGACAACTAACTGTAAACGCCTCAGATTCTGTGGAACTGATTGGTGGCTCCAAGGTTCAATTTCCCTTTCCCAGGTTTGATGTCAGTGGATTGCTTAGTGCAACTTCTGGTGCTGGAAATGCGAGTGATATTACGATTAACACTGGAAGGTTGATTGTTCAGGGAGGGGCAAGGGTAAGCACGCAATCTGCGGGATTTATAACAGCTTCTAGACAAGTTATCCCTGCTACAGGCAAAGGAGGGAATTTGACTGTGAACGCCTCCAAGTCTGTAGAATTAATTGGAGACTTAGCAATTAATCAAAACAGTGGCTTGTTTACTTCAACTCAAGGTCCTGGAAATGCTGGTAACTTAACTCTAACTACAGAGAAATTGATTGTCCGGGACGGGGCAAAAATCAGTTTAAGTAGTCAATCCCCACAGAATTCTATCAGCAGAAATCTCGGAAAAGCTGGGGAGCTAGATATAACCGCTCGCTCTGTGCTGCTAGATAACATTTGCAACACATACATTCTGCGTACGGGCACGGCACCGATAAACTATCGTTTTTCCCGAAAGTCTATGGATGCCGTGCCCCTACCCATCTGTCGCATTCTTTTTTTAAATTGGTATGAGAAACTTTTGCCACTTCAAAGGTTCGTGGTGTTCAGATCCCCGACTTCTTATAGACACCCGTAG
- a CDS encoding PLP-dependent aminotransferase family protein, which produces MAYITPAYQIADLFAERARNLIPQTYGTELTKIITVSFTYGLADPSIFPHAELAAASVAVLDQEAAVALNYGPPSPQLYEQLILRLQTQGILADRSRILIGYGSAQILGLLADVLIESGDVVIVEGPTFLGVVGRFKNAGARILSIPIDDLGMNVDALEATLIDLQKQGIRPKFIYTIPTFHNPTGTTMPLFRRKKLVALAAEYGVLVVEDDAYSDLRFSGEAVASLASLDEAGWVLYVSTFSKIIVPGVRLGWACGHPAIIERLAMFKSEGPVGPFISHVIGRYCASGNLDLHIQKLIACYRHKCDLMLDAIAHNFPDDVVINQPDGGFFVWCQLPPDISAKALLSATSEYGVTFLPGTRCYANGQGDDAIRLAFSFQPMEKITEGIGILGDVIRKLRH; this is translated from the coding sequence ATGGCTTATATTACACCTGCTTACCAAATTGCTGACCTGTTTGCGGAAAGAGCCAGAAACCTGATACCACAAACCTATGGTACAGAGTTGACGAAGATCATCACTGTCAGTTTTACTTATGGTTTAGCTGACCCAAGTATCTTTCCTCATGCTGAACTCGCCGCCGCAAGTGTAGCGGTGTTGGATCAAGAGGCGGCTGTTGCTCTCAATTATGGACCACCCTCACCACAACTTTATGAACAGCTAATTCTCCGGTTGCAGACACAAGGGATTTTAGCCGATCGCTCGCGCATTCTCATTGGTTACGGTTCAGCGCAGATCCTAGGTTTGCTGGCGGATGTGTTGATCGAGTCTGGTGATGTAGTAATTGTTGAAGGGCCAACCTTCTTGGGAGTCGTTGGCAGATTTAAAAACGCTGGCGCGCGGATATTAAGCATTCCTATCGATGATTTGGGAATGAATGTAGACGCGCTGGAAGCAACTTTGATTGATTTGCAGAAACAGGGTATTCGACCTAAATTTATTTACACAATCCCTACTTTTCACAATCCTACTGGTACCACTATGCCACTGTTTCGCCGCAAAAAATTAGTAGCATTAGCGGCGGAATATGGTGTGTTGGTGGTCGAAGACGATGCCTATAGCGATTTGCGATTTAGTGGGGAAGCTGTGGCTTCTTTGGCATCTCTTGATGAAGCGGGGTGGGTGTTATATGTCAGTACCTTCTCGAAAATTATCGTACCTGGTGTGCGGCTGGGCTGGGCTTGTGGTCATCCAGCCATCATTGAGCGGCTGGCGATGTTCAAAAGTGAGGGGCCTGTGGGGCCGTTTATCAGCCATGTAATTGGCCGCTACTGTGCATCTGGGAATCTGGATCTCCACATCCAGAAACTAATTGCTTGCTACCGCCATAAATGTGATTTGATGCTAGATGCGATCGCCCACAATTTCCCCGACGATGTAGTGATCAACCAACCCGATGGTGGCTTTTTTGTTTGGTGTCAATTACCACCAGATATCAGCGCTAAAGCACTTCTGAGTGCTACTAGTGAATATGGCGTTACTTTCCTGCCAGGTACTCGCTGCTACGCCAATGGCCAAGGAGACGACGCTATTAGGCTAGCTTTTAGCTTTCAGCCGATGGAGAAAATCACCGAAGGCATAGGCATCCTAGGAGATGTGATACGTAAACTGCGCCACTAG